The stretch of DNA ttttgaataatatttaactctaatctaatatattaaaacagaagtcatgacttcttttcatgtgtgatttttttagtttggaccattcctaaaaaatatcatattttacataagttcattattatatcttttaatatctttatctttttatttgaaatacaaatgaatatatttaaaatgttctaacaaaatcttttaaaaatcttattagaatatttttaaatttactttcaaaaattagttagttttaatttaaattatcataaaatataattagaaataaaaattgaatatagttttggtttacaaacgaaaatttaaataaaatgaaattaattaatttcaaaatacatttactaatattttttaaagattttgttagaaattaaatatttatatctattctaatttttttcaaatttgttttcgaataaaataaaaatcaggattttttgatgagtgatatttttatttggaccatcatttaagttttctattaaatgtatattacTAATGctaatgtatataatatttttaactactttaatcataatgtcttttatatcttttaattgtttttaaaaaaaataaaattctaacaaatatcttgaaaaagattatagTAAGATCTcaattgtcataaattgaatataaatattttcaactatattgtaattagtaatgaaatgttactaaaagagtaaaattatatcctattttattaattttataataatatctatcattttaaaataaaaacgttatattgaacaaaatatgaaaaaaatattttaaattgataagttaacatattttattttcataaatattaaatatttatgcttaaaatataatatattggtagaacgggttaatattagtaaactatataatacatgtataaaaacttatcttatcttaaactttttaatatacattaatttattatataaaattaataaacattaaaaaattactaaaaaatatagcgatttgaattacgaatcatgattataataaattaaatacaaattttgtttacatatgtgttgtttcatgcattaaaaaatttagtttcgtaatcaaacgcaaattcaataggaccaatatataataagcaacatatatatatgatgattttaatttacagcatgaaaactataaaattgttatatttggcataattatacaaatatttaaatacgtgagtaacattaaaaacatataataattatgtaaaacaaatatctatatatataaatttaaaaatatatacccaCACAACCGTGCGGGTGGAAATCTAGTTTAGATTAAAGCCGTCACTTTTAAAGTACTCATCCTCAATGTCAAATATTTTTCACCCACAaaacagacacacacacactaaaatatttatgggATAGTTATtatctattcatcaaaaaaattgcataaaaaacttttaaattgaCATCCACTAACACGTCAAATACTGAAATTATTAAACTagcatattaaaattttaaattgatttttgtatcacaaaaaaatttcaacttGGCAAAAATGTAACTTGTTGATCTGTAAATAAAGTGACGTGTCACTTTttctccaaaaatatttttatttaattaagcaAAGCacttaataagaaaataaaataggaaacataaatgaaaactagaaactacaacaaaaaaaaatcgattttttaaaaaatcataaaattaaaagtgtttcatttttttttaaaaaatacaacttggCAGAAAAATACTaagttttttttcctaaaaatatcatataaaatctcaaaaaatccaaaaaaaataatattgaacATATCaccattaatatttaaaactaacatATCACCATTATTATCCATATGTcagaaattacttttttttttggaaaaaatcaTATAACTAAGAATTTttacatttcaaaattatataaaagcgttaaatttttgttttatattttgtttttgaacatATGAGTcccaacagaaaaaaaattgacaccTTATTTTATCAACATGTCAGATTTTCAACTTGAACAACAAGTGAATCATGTTGAAGGCTTTTTATGATAGAAAAACCAACTTGAAATTTTAATAGggcaattctcctaaatagatcattttcaagtttagatcacaaaaatagatcacatggagaaaaatgactaaaatgttTCACTTAATTGGTAAAAGGACCATAAtatcctagatatataaaaaaataaaaataaaaaaataataataaaaatttaaaaataataattttttatagttttagattatatgttttcaaattcgaacttttttataaaattttatatagttttagattatattttttcaaattttatttttgtagttcgaaaatacatttttgaaaatattttaaaattttttattttcaaatttttaatatttattttttattttataaaattttaaatctcaatcccaaatcttcactatttaactctaaaccctaaggtttggattagttaacgttaaggatataagtgtacatttatctctttaatgaaacattttggtcattttggtctttaaagtctatatttgtgacataaacatttttagtgctatcatagggtattttctaatttaatatGCTAGTTAAATAGCTTCAAATTTTAAAGTGttaatgaatattatttttaagtttttaatgcAATTTTCCGTTTGTTCATCTCATGTTTTTAGCTAAAAGCTGCCAGAGGCAAACTATAAATCGAAAGGAAAGTAAAATTCTTGATCAGTAGCTCGTTATcctttagagcatcattatttCTAGTTTCTGAGGGcggagtttttaaaaaaatataaaaaactgtttcttaatttttagtactgtatttaactttttaattaaaaattaaaaaacagtttattatatattttcttaaaatcccagctctaagagcatctccatcAGTAAGAGACTAGTAAGGGTTCTAATGAATTATTTAGTAGttaattttgtgatttgaaaACTTAAAAACCCTTGTTAATCTAATTAAATTTTTCTCCTCCAATGGGAGAACCCATTGaagttcttaaaataaaatttctttttttagaaagttgaatgattttatttataaaatgaaagaaaaacataCATGACATTAAGTTTGATCAAAGGTGTGAATGAACAAAGAGTCATGATAAGAAGTTTGATCAGATGGTATCAACGAATGGAACAGGAAGAAACCTGCAAACAGATTGTAAAGTGAATCTCACTATGAGTCACCTGATAAGCCTCTGCGTTCCAATCGACCATCAGGATCATCCCGCTCTTCATAGCTTACATCAGAAATCCTGACTGCAAAAAGTAGAAAAAACAACTCATGAACCCAATGATTAATGTGTAAACAGTCTTAAAACAAGAGGAAATTGCAGAACTTTGAGTGAACACAGGAAGATGCATGAGCGTAAAGTGCTTGAGAAGTCTGGAAACCAATGCACCACACTGAAGTACCTCCCTAGAAAGCAGAGTGCAGGGGACTAATGTTATACCAAGAACAACCTAAGAAAACCAGACTGCCAAACCCATGCTCTTGTACCTGCGTTGTTAAACATCCATTCAAATCAGATTGTGTAATTCTAGAAAGAAAGTAGAAAGAGTATCATCTCTGATGGGTCTCAAAAACAAACCTCCTGGCTAGAGAGAAAGTAGAAAGAGTATCATCTCTGATTGTGTAATTCTTCATCACTGTAATGCAAACATGAATCTCTCAACCGCATAGCAACGATAAACTCTTTGAAACCAAGATACCCTTGTCTCTTAGCATCTGTAATTGCCCAGACCTATCAAAGAAGGAAGCTTGAGAGGTCTCTTCGAAGGCGTTTTAAGTGTTTTGTAATCGAGCATCACAGTCCATCCACTCCCATCGTCCGCTTCTCTCGTCATCACCTTCTTGTAGAATCTCTTCCCCACGATCGACCCCGTCATGAAAGAAGTCGGAATCGTCACCGAATCCGAATCGTTGTTCCGTCGTGGGTTTGGACTTTGGAGCTTTCACGAGGATGGGCTTCTTGTTTTCCTTGTCGAACGTGAACGGACTTTAACTCGATATGCCCCATGCCCTCCTAAAAAATCCCCGTATGTCcctttaatataatattagattctgacccgccctTTAAAaaggcgggtatattttttctttaaaattacataatttattaattttttatttgagattttgtatGTATATTCTTATCTCACAACatcattttatatttcttatgtattttataagaATTAAATTTGTTGAATTGATGAGACATAAGATTTACTTGGTATATTTTAGACTAaatcaataatatatatttgcaggggttttaatagtttttatcaatgtttttatatttgatcTAGACTCGTGGTCGAACCGGTAAATTAGGTGACCCGCACATAATATGGTTCAGATTTAGTTGTAACAATGCTATTAatattgtaaacaaaaaaataaaattatagttcctacttttattaaaaatagatttaatcTTATCTAATTAAAGGTCATTTAGGCAATCAATCTcaattttaattgttattttgaaaAGCAACCATTAAAAAGGCTCATAGTAATTTAACAGTTTGTTTTATTGTATTGACAAAATCAAAGCCCATGACCAATTTTTAATCATGGACTCATGGTTACCGAATAAAGAGGGCAATGACCAGTatcaatcaaattatatgtACTGATTATGTgttcaaatatatatgttacatTATTTcgtatcaaattttataaagcTTGAAGTGGGCTGATGGTTTGAGCCGGGTTTTAATGGCTTGAAGTAATAACTGGTTCGAATAATTGCTGGCCCTATTTTATTACTTCTTCGAGTTTGGCTTAATGAGTGGTAAATTACAGTTTTGTCCCCGTCTTCAACCTGAAGAAGAAAACGCTAACAGGTTTATACGAGTCTGATGGTTTTAACATCTCATTTTTGATTGGATTTAACAAATAAGTGATGGACCCAGCCTTAATCATCATATTTTGAGGAAAATTAAGATTATTTAAAGTTTTCTTAACCTTTCGGATTTTTAATCCtttcatcattttctttttgcagTTCTTAAGTTTGTGTCAAAATCAACAGATGCAATTCATCGAATtaacacaaaaacaaatattataaaaagattTTCAACGTTTCCCGTCAAGCATCTTTGCTTGGTTCTTGAAATAGGCGATATAAGCAGATGAATCGAAAGAGAAGTAGGaggatttgttttaaaataaaaggatTTACTGGGAAGAGATAAAAGATGCATAAAAATCTGTATGAGATAATTTAATCGTGGGGATCGTGAGATGGGGGACCAAAATACGATTGACCATTTTACCGTTAATGAAGGGCAAAATTCTGTTTGAAAAACCAGTGGCAATTTTCGTAATATACCATGGTAATATAAGGTTAATAGATAAGGTGAtcctgttttaataatattgactAGGTGACCAGTCCGCACAGGACATAAGAACATGATCGGTCCACACCCTGTGTTCTCTCTCGGTCCGTACCTCACGAAAGAGAACACAGTAACGTCAGTATGAAGAGgcagatattgtgtgtatgtataattgcaacatcacaaaatattttgtgtgtttacgaagatactttcattcaaaaaatagagtaaatagtgtatattttgaaaagtaacagattttatattatcattaattagaattgtattgtatatgtttcgtaattctttattttaggtgaataatattatttttctataaataataaacaaacatttatgtagacatattaaaagaaaagataataaaaatcaaaatattatccataaataatataaattatgaagtacatttctcgataaagaaagcaaattcaattagaaacttgcaaaaaattaaataaattttgtaagcaatttgacgggttaacattatttgatagatttataaatttctaaattttattgaacatgaaataatattaaattgacataccgtcatcggtctcctaactcatcacaacccatctggcaaatacaaaaaataaataattgtagcagtttatatattttaaaatttgtatttgaaaaaaaaatagattaaaattacgtaccgtgactacggaatattctgaaaattttgttgtagacaacattcaatgtttttgtcttcggcttcccttctttaccagttattaagatttttaatccagatctcgacttaactcttgaaagtgcaactttgccttgaattttgtaagcattttataaattattttaaaattatgataaatttattctttaaacaacgataaataatttaaaaataatattaataaatatttttggattttgtaatatttaaaatagttattatataattatattcgaacacaATTCATCAAAGAGaggataaaactattataattattttatataaaatttcgttcattttattttataggttataaatattaaaagtaataaataaaacattattagtctttcaataatttcgagaatagtttccataaattgttatttgtaatattcgttagattatatggcaagtgatgttaaacgtcaataagttaaacaattcttccatatttggaaaacatatatatatatatatataacaatgacaAATTAAATGGTAGAGTATGTAAACACCTGTTTTCTACCAGCGTGAGTTAGAACACCGttgtatttaagaatcataaggGCCTCTACAGGTCTTTATTCTTCGCCTTCACCATCTCACTTCAGCGGCTTCAGTTGAACCTTCCTGTATATCCCTGAGAAATTTCCTCCCTGCACCATTCCAAAAAATTCTCTGCTGTGAGAAAATGAcctcatgaattaaataaaaaatgcataatgctagcttacttataagatagtatattcaacaaaaaaaaatgatataagatagtattactaaataatactatgtaatactttcccggacaatattcaacaaagagagagaaagtactaaagaacctcttcaagaactgctttaacttggcgaagcttctcagcatgttcaatcaaggttttctggatcactatcactctcacgacctggtctacatataaaaaaaggaagaccaTATTGTCGTTACCAGTATTCAACACATGAAAAAGATAGACCAGACATGCTTTTTGGAGACAAGACACAAAGAGTTGAGTTCAGGGGTCTAAAGATGAGGagcctttgcgtctaaacacatttttcttagcacacaagcaGCATTGTCGTAATACTttaatagtatgagaggagagatttgtgaataatactttaaagaatgaaaagaaaatgtttgtattttaagaccttgggtgtctcctatatatatacagtcgatttattctcatattaataattttaatattttgcacaataaataataaaatcgtttaaagaaatatattaaatgtgtattgtcaaaaaatgatttgtatatgatatgattttaacttgcgcaagtaatccatattagagaagtaagttattaaaaacaaacaacctaattaaaaacattaaaatattttgtgaataagttatttgcatatttaatgatttcaacttgcacaagtaatccatatttgaaaggtaagttattaaaaacaaacaacctaattagtaggggtgAGCACTTTAACCGATATCCAAAGTGGcacccgaatccgatccgaaaaacaCGAACTGAAAtctgaaccgaagtagcaaaatacccgaacaggtattgaataaggagagattgaATACCCGAATCCaaacggataatacccgaacccgaatggatatccgaagataaccgaacatatgtataattaatcttatatttctagtttacatctctcattttatataaaatatttatattgatactacacatactttaagttcatatgatatacatacaattacgaaaaaaatgatttgctactcacttaaaatgcatgtcaagttttttattgaaaaaattaataaaaagttacatccgaaatttaaaaaaaataactaaactaatgtctttttagttttaaaatgttatgtccaaatctattaactattcaatctattaaaaataaaaaattagttaactgaaagttttatttttaaatatgagaaacttgagaaatgataattttagttttttttttcaaaatctaaatatccgaaccagaTCTGAAATACCCGAACCCTACCCGAaaacagaaatacccgaacgggttctacacctctataccgaaatacccaaaaatccgaaatacccgatccgaacccgaacggatacccaaggctaaactaaatcgataattactatcccctagctatatatgagcttaacgaaatcgacaatagttttgggtttgtctacataagcgattgatttaaataaataaaaaaagaaaaattcaaaaaaaaccagccaatagaattataacgtTTTTCCTAAGAAGCTCTATATGAGTGTCAActcagcagaaatcactaaagtgacttttcttttaatgtatagggggataatttattttttattttttttaaatggataatAAGGCTAATGAGTGGCTAAAGACGAATTGCTCCTTGGTAAACTAGAATATTTACACAGCCCAATCTAAAGATCCGACCACCCAAACCCAATCACCAAAACCGACCCATCTAAAGCTAAAATGACCGCGTTTCGTTCCAACTTAACCCATTGAAGCCCTCCGACAAGAACAACTGAGAACGTATTTGTCACTTTCTATTCCCTCTAACCAATTTTTTTCCAGAGAAAGTTTTTCTATAACGCTTTCTCTTCTTCAATTTgtgaataaaaaaattggaactTTCGATTCGTTTTTTCTTCTGTTCTTTCACTGACCGACAAGATATCAGCCGGGACGTGGAGAGCCGCTGAATCCTAATTATCAGTCGTACCAGCAGAACCATCAGCAGCAACAACGGCAAAAGTGGTCACATCGCGCTGAAAACGATAATGAGTCAAGAAGACGACGTCGACGTCACTCCTTTAAGCCACTGTCAAACTGACTGGCTTGGGGCCTGGGGGGAATCCTTTCTCTTATCCTCAAGGTATGAATCTCTTCTCGTTACTGTCTACCCTCTCTCTTCACTATCGGTTCACAGCGAGAATTGAACATAAAAGGTCTTATCTTTGGGCGGAGAAACCAATAGTGACTGGTTTTTGCAGAAAATTGGTCAATTTTGGGTCGAATCTAACAATTGTaagttttatgtgtgtttgacTGATAGCAGAAATGGCGACAAAACAACTTATAGTATCACCAGTTACTGTGTCAGCCAAGAGCTTAGCCTCGCTCAGAGTTTCGAGTGCCAAGTTTGGAACTTTGAAACCAGGCACCCTTAAGCAGAGCCAGTTCTGTTCTTTGGTTGTCAAAGCTGCTTCTGTCGTTGCTCCTAAGGTACGTACTACTTGCTCATTTGATTGAACATGTGAAAAAACTTATCTGAATGTTTGGATTTGCTGTTTCTATAGCTCTGgccacatgaaaaaaaaaacatagcttTAGGTTATTTTTACAAGCTTGGTTTGTAAAGATATTTGGATGCGTTCCTTCTCCCTTAGTTATGAATTATAAGTTTTTGATTGTTTCTTGTGTTATTTACAGTACACTTCAATTAAGCCATTGGGAGATAGAATTTTAGTGAAGATCAAGGAGGCAGAGGAGAAGA from Brassica napus cultivar Da-Ae unplaced genomic scaffold, Da-Ae ScsIHWf_3045;HRSCAF=3843, whole genome shotgun sequence encodes:
- the LOC106434096 gene encoding 20 kDa chaperonin, chloroplastic, with the translated sequence MATKQLIVSPVTVSAKSLASLRVSSAKFGTLKPGTLKQSQFCSLVVKAASVVAPKYTSIKPLGDRILVKIKEAEEKTMGGILLPSTGRRQRRRQWEVSYFHLQVNRNLKEVKSLLWLKGELLGKTKLISLSL